GATGGGAAAAAACTGAAGTATATAACAAAAAGTAAATTCACCAAAACCCTCTTCCCCGTTCCCCTCTTCCCCTCTTCCCCGTTCCCCGTTCCCCGTTCCCCGTTCCCCGTTCCCCGTTCCCTGTCCTCACAGATAGCTTTTTCAGCAAACCCTAGCTAGGATATTTGTAAAATTTATGCCATCGGTCTCTGAGACCGGGAAAATCATCAATTTGCAATATCTGGACTCTCAGGCAGTAATAGATTTATGATTGATGATCGTGGGTTTTTTTCAGAAAATAGAAAGATTATGAACGCTCAAGAAATTATTCGTTCTATCGAAGCGGAACACATTAAATCCGATCTGCCCGAAATTTATGTAGGTGATACAGTACGGGTGGGAGTCAAAATTAAAGAAGGCGAGAAATACCGCGTCCAACCCTATGAAGGAGTGGTAATTGGTAAGCGCAATGGCGGAATTAACGAAACAATCACCGTCCGTCGGGTTTTTCAAGGTGTAGGCGTTGAGCGAGTATTTTTGCTGCATTCACCCCGGATTGATAACATCAAAGTTATGCGCCGTGGTAAGGTAAGACGCGCTAAACTATATTATCTGCGTCAGCTATCTGGTAAGGCCACCCGGATTAAGCAACGGTTTGACCGCGCCCTGTGATTTGGTTAGTCCTAGTAGTAGGACCCAGGAATCTCAAGCTAAAAGCGGCATCTGCCGCTAATTTGCTTTTTCAAAAAAATTAAGTTACAATAACAAAGGAATTGTGTTAAACTAAAAAAAGTTCAGCGCAATCCCTGAAACAAAAACAGCTTGTGCGCTCTTAGTTCAGTTGGTAGAACGCAGGTCTCCAAAACCTGATGTCGGGGGTTCAAGTCCTCCAGGGCGCGCTAAAAAGCAAAAAATATAGCCCGAAACAAAAACGCATCTGCTACAATAGCAGCCAGCGTTGATTATTTCGGGTCTAATTATTTTTTACTGACAGCTTTTTTGTTTCCATCAAATGGGTCAAAGCTGTAAACCTTGGTGCAAAATAACAAGGTGAAGCAATGTAAGAAACGGGGGGTATGACGACCGTGGCCAAAAAAAACGAAGCAGAAATGCCAGAAACCGGAAATGGGTTTAGCTTAAACAACTTCTTCCAAGGAACAAAGGAAGAACTTGACAAAGTGGTTTGGCCCAGTCGGAAGCAGTTGGTGAGTGAATCAGCAGCTGTGTTATTAATGGTGACACTCTCCGCATCTTTGATATATTTGGTCGATGGATTGTTTGCTTGGGCAGCAAAACAGGTATTCTGATGACTTTTGCAACAGACGAACCACGGGATGCTTTGCAGTCAGAGGAAGCACTAGAAGCAGCGCACAAAGAAGCACGCTGGTATGCGGTGCAAGTAGCTTCTGGCTGTGAGAAGCGCGTGAAGACAAATTTAGAGCAGCGAATTCAAACTTTTGATGTAGCTGACAAAATCATCCAGGTAGAAATTCCCCACACGCCAGCGGTAAAAATCCGTAAAGATGGTAGCCGCCAGCACACAGAGGAAAAGGTCTTTCCAGGGTATGTGTTAGTGCGGATGATGCTGAGTGATGATACTTGGCAGGTGGTACGTAACACTACCCATGTAATTAACTTTGTGGGAGCCGAACAAAAACGTGGCAGCGGCAGGGGTCGTGGTCACGTCAAGCCAGTACCCCTGAGTAACTCAGAAGTAGAACGTATATTCAAACAAACGACAGAACAAGAACCAGTAGTCAAAATTGATATGGCTACAGGTGATAAGATAATGGTGCTTTCGGGTCCGTTCAAGGATTTTGAAGGTGAGGTGATTGAAGTTTCGCCAGAACGGAGTAAACTAAAAGCTCTACTCTCGATTTTCGGACGAGATACACCAGTAGAATTGGAATTTAATCAGGTAGAAAAACAGAGCTAAATCCAAATGGCGAAGAAAGTAGTAGCGGTCATTAAATTGGCCTTGAATGCTGGGAAAGCCAACCCAGCACCGCCTGTAGGTCCCGCACTGGGTCAACATGGCGTTAACATCATGATGTTTTGCAAAGAGTACAACGCCAAAACAGCAGACCAAGCTGGAATGGTGATACCCGTAGAAATTTCGGTGTTTGAAGACCGGAGTTTTACATTTGTACTCAAAACACCCCCAGCATCAGTATTGATTCGCAAGGCAGCGAAAATTGAAAGAGGCTCCAATGAACCCAACAAAAAGAAAGTTGGGAGCATTACCAAAGCACAGTTAAAGGAAATAGCCCAAACTAAACTTCCTGACCTCAACGCTAACGACATCGACGCAGCGATGAATATCGTGGCAGGAACAGCCAAAAACATGGGTGTTACTATCACAGATTAATAGGTGACAGGTGACAGCAAATAAGAAAGATAAAAACTGTCAACTAGCAACTTGCCAAGAACCAAGAACCAATTACAAAATCCAAAATCTAAAATCCAAAATCGTATCGGGGGAGAGGTGAGATACTTCGAGATCACCCCAGGAGAAAAAAATGGGAAAGAAAATATCACGCCGCTTGCAGGCGTTGCAAGACAAAGTAGAAGAGATGGATTACGCACCATTAGATGCGTTAAATCTGTTAAAAGAGACAGCAACAGCTAAATTCAGCGAAGCCGCAGAAGCACATATCCGGCTAGGAATTGATCCCAAGTATACAGACCAACAGCTGCGGACAACGGTAGCACTGCCTAAAGGTACAGGGCAAATAGTGCGGGTAGCAGTTATCGCTAGAGGTGAAAAGGTAACAGAAGCCACTAATGCGGGTGCTGACATAGCTGGTTCCGAAGAACTGATTGACCAAATTCAAAAAGGCATGATGGACTTCGACAAGCTCATTGCTACTCCCGATGTGATGCCACAGGTAGCAAAGCTGGGTAAGTTGCTTGGTCCTCGTGGTTTGATGCCATCACCCAAAGGTGGTACAGTGACATTTGATGTAGCTGGTGCGATCTCCGAATTCAAAGCTGGTAAATTAGAATTTCGTGCTGATCGGACTGGTATTGTCCATGTTATGTTTGGTAAGGCTTCCTTCTCCCCTGAAGATTTATTAGTCAACCTCAAAGCTTTGCAAGAGACAATTGACCGTAACCGTCCTTCAGGAGCAAAAGGCCGTTATTGGCGTACATTTTACGTCTCTGCCACAATGGGACCTTCGATTAAAATCGATATCAGCGCCCTCAGAGATTTAAAACTGACTGACGCTGCATAATTTAGTAATGGGTAATAGGTAATTGGTAATAGCTGAATATTATCACCAATGACCAATGACCAAAATTGAATAAGCAAAGCCGGAGACAGCAGGTGCTAAGAGCTTAAATATCCTGCCGAGGTTGTAATTTTAAATGACTGAAGTTTGCTCAACACAAGTATGAGAACTAAAGCATTAAAAGTACCACTGTGAAACCCCGGCTAAGATAGCTGGGGTTTATCGTTTTCGGCACGTCAGAACAAAGGTGACTGGGGACTGGGGACTGGGGACTGGAAAAATTAAACTTTTGCCTTTTGCCTTTTGCCTTTTCCCACTGACCACTAATAAGATTTTGCCCTTGGAGGTGAAAAGATAATGGGTCGAACGTTAGAAAATAAGAAAGAAATAGTAGCTGACCTCAAAGGCACTTTGAGTGAGTCAACTTTAGCACTGGTAATTGATTACCAAGGTCTAACAGTTGCCGAAATCACTGACTTAAGGCGGCGTTTGCGTCCTAGTGGCACAGTCTGCAAGGTGACTAAAAACACCTTCATGGGCATTGCCATTCAGGAAGATGAAAAATGGCAACCTTTGTCAGAACTGCTCAAAGGTTCTTCTGCCTTTTTACTAGTTAAAGAAGATTTTTCTTCAGCAATTAAGGCTTACCAAGAATTCCAAAAAACCTCCAAGAAGACAGAACTTCGTGGCGGCGTTATGGACGGTCGCCTGTTGAAAGAAGCGGATGTCAAAGCACTAGGAGACTTGCCATCTAAGGAACAACTCATGGCGCAAATTGCTGGAGCTATCAACGCTTTGGCTACCAAAATTGCTGTGGGTATCAACGAAGTTCCCAGTTCTTTGGCTCGCGGTATTCAGGCTGTCGCTGATAAAGACAAAGACAATAGTGCTGAAACTGCGACTGAATAAAACTTTTTCATTAGTTGAATGCTGTTAGTCGCAACTAATAACTAATGACTAATGAATAACTGACAAAAAACACATCAAAATTTTTTAGGAGTATATCCATGTCTGCTGCAACCGAACAAATTTTAGAACAGTTGAAATCTTTGACCTTGTTGGAAGCATCTGAATTAGTTAAGCAAATTGAAGAAGCTTTTGGTGTAAGTGCTGCTCCTGCTGCTGGTGGAATGATGATGATGGCTGCTCCTGGTGCTGCTGCTGCTGAAGTAGTAGAAGAGAAGACCGAATTTGATGCCATTCTCGAATCTGTACCAGCTGATAAGAAGATTGCAGTTCTGAAGATTGTCCGTGAAATCACAGGTTTAGGTCTCAAAGAAGCTAAAGACTTAGTAGAAGCTGCTCCTAAGCCAGTTAAAGAAGGTGTAGCTAAGGACGCTGCTGAAGACATCAAGAAGCGCATCGCCGAAGCTGGTGGTACAGTAACCATCAAGTAATTTGTAACTTATAATTCTTAATTCGTAATTATGATCTTAATTAGGAATTAGGAATTATTAATTAGTTAATTAAGGAGTCTTGTGAGACTCCTTTTTTAATGTTTAATTTTGACTTGTTCAACATTGTTTAGCACTGGCAGGATTAACAAAATCATGTAAATCTGCATCCCAAATACTGATGTAGATGAAATCACAGTTTTGCCGGACTATTTGACCTTTCATTGAACCTTTACTAAAGGTAAAATTATCTGTTTGACGCTGTTGAATCTGTTGCAGTCCTTGTTTAATTTCTGCTGTAGCTTTTCCAGATAATAAACCATTTAAGGTTGTTTGCATAAGTTGATTGTCTACAGATGAGGCGAAAGCTACTTCAGTTTGCCTGAGTCTACCAGTGTCACGATCAAATAAATAACCTAAATCTATTTGGTTTGGGACTACTTTATAAGTGATAGCACGGGTATTACGCCATAATCCCCTTAGATCCTTTTTTGGTTTGCCCAGTGCTGCTTCTACACTACTTCTTGATGTGCCTGTAGGAAATACTGGTACACTTTGCCTGACGTTGGTGGCTAATTGATCAGATAATTCTTGTCTTTTTTTAACTGGCTTTTTCTGGGTATTTAAAAATACCTCTGCTGTGGGAACTATTTCTGGTTGAGCTTCCTGTTGTTGTATTTCTGCTTCTGGTGTTGATGTGACTATGGGAGTGGGAGTATCTTGGATTACAGGATCATCTACTGGTGGTGGTGTTAATGGCTGGGAAGAATTGGTTTCTGGTATGGGACTAGAAATGATTTCTTGTTTAATAGGGGGAGGGGGAGTTGGTTTAATTACTGGTGTTGGGGAAACTTCCTCAGCTACAGGGGAATTTGTCGGTAAAACATTGGGAGTCTGTGTTTCTCTGATAACAGTAGAGTTGGTGGCCATTGGGGCTGAAGATTGTGACTGCCTGCTAATGCTAGAAATTGCTACGGCACCAATTAAACTACCGATTACCACACTACCAACAATGACAGCAGGTTTTTGCCAGTTTGCAGGATTCTTAATTTCTCTGATAACGGGAGTTTTTGCAGGTGAATATATTGGCTGGGTTTGGTGGCTTGTTGGAGGAGGGGGGCTAAGGCTAATTGTGGCGCTGGTAGTGGGAGAATGGGAAGAAATAGGATGACCAGATTTTAAAGCGTAAAGCATTTTACTGGCTGTGGTGTAGCGATCGCCAGGACGTGCTTCAATAGCTTGAGTGAGTATGTTCACCATTTCTGGGGAGACACCAGCAGCGTATTGTTGCCAAAGTATTTGCCCTGTTTGGGGGTGAGTTTCTAATTCTTGGGGTTGTTTACCTGTGAGTAGATAAATCGCCGTCAAGCCTAAACTATAGATATCAGTAGCATACACTGGGCGACCGATGGCTTGCTCACTTGGCATATACCCTGGTGTACCTATGACGATTGATTGTATGGCATTTCCTGAAGGATTGATGAGGGTACGGATAGTTTCTTTAACGGCACCGAAATCGATTAAAACTGGTTTGTTATCGTGGGAGCGAAGTATTATATTATCTGGTTTTATATCTCGATGAATGATGCCTTTGCTGTGGACATAATCTAAAACTGGCAGCAAACTTAACAGAATTTCCCGAACAATAGTTTCGTTTAATTTGCCTTTTGATTGGATAATATGGGTGAGGGTTTGTCCTTGAATCCATTCTTGAACAAGATAAAATTTACCATTTTCAGGAAAGTAGGCGTAAAGTTTGGGTATTTGATCACTTGTTTCCCCCAAATTTTCCAAGATAGCAGCTTCTCGCTCAAACCTTTGTTGAATCATTTGAGAGGTCGCTGGATCATGGTTAATGGGTTTAAGTTCCTTGATGACAAAGCGACGACGGGAAGGTAGATGGGTATCTTCCGCGAGAGAGGTTTCCCCAAAGCCCCCTGCACCGAGTACCTGGATAACTTGATAGCGGTTGTTTAACAGTTTTGTTGTCATGAAACGTTACACGCGAGATCCTTTCCCAATGTATACCAGATACTCTGACGATATAGCGATGGGATGTTTCCTGGTGATTTACAATTGTGCAGAAAGCAAATTTGCACCTAGCAGATGTGCTAATGCTTTTCCTCCTTCTTCCATGATAGTGTTATGATTCGATTCCATTAAGGGACGGATAAATATTGCCAAGATGTCCATCCAAGCTTTTGTGGTTTTGACTTTCCAGGTGTAGCGGACTAAAGTCCCTTTTTCAATTGACTCCAGTTCCCATAAACCAACACCATCTACATTTCCTTTAGCAACTAATTCTAGCACTATTGGCGGTTGGACTCGAATTAATTTGGTGTCGAATGCAATTTTATAATATAGGGGTGTTTTCCAGATGAAACGGTGGTAATCTTGGATAGGAATCACTCTTTCTACATATTTCCACCAAGTCGGCCAGTTTGGATAATTAATAATTTCTGACCACACTTTTTCTATGGGTGCGTCAATAATCCAAATTGTGATGAATTTATATTCTGTCATGATGTGATTTAAACTTGAAGTTTTTATCTTTATATTGGCGTTATTGGCGGTTATAAAACTAACCTACACAGGGAATACACACATTGGCTTCCCTTTCGCTGAAAGCGTTTCCGAAGGGTAGGGTGTGTGGGTTTTTCTATTGCCTGTACTCAGTATGTAAATGAGCAAAAGAATTTATTTTTCTCTGTTATACCCATTTATTAACCTGACACAAATAATCTATCTATTTTTTCCTGCAAGGCAGGAATTTTAGCTGTGAAATGGATAAAAAATGTCCCCTCTTCCAATGAAGTTTCGCTAACTTTGGCGTAAATATCTTCACTCATTTCTTGAGAATCATTAGTGGTAAATAAATTAATTTTGAGATTTGCAAAGATGGGAGGAACAGCATTATCAGTTAGAAACTCAACTTTAACCTTTGCGCCTTTCTTCGATAGTTGGATAAAACGACCCTGAAATATATTATTACCAAGATGTTTCCCTTCTAAAATTGTGTACTGAATGGCGACCTCTTCAGTCAAATTTACAAAAATTTCGTCTTCACTTGGCAAAAAGAGATTATAAGCACCCCGAATTCCGCCAACATCATAGATGATAATCGGCTCTTTCACCCCTTTCGGTTGTACTTGCTTTTGTCCACGAACTGAAACGATTGACTCCGATTCCCTAAGAGTAGATTCAGAAATCAGGATTTGACCTCCAGTTGTATAAGATTCAATGCGATAGGTGAGATTAACTTGACTACCGACAATGCCGTATTTAGTCCGTTTCTCTGAGCCAATATTGCCCAAAACTACTAATCCGGTGTTGATGCCAATACCCATTTCCAGTTGGGGAAAACCGAGGTTTTTCAATTTCTGATTGACAGTTCCAATTGCTAATTGCATTTTTACTGCACAAGCAATAGCTCTTAAGGCATCATCATTTCGTTCTGTCGGCGCACCAAACAATACTAAAATCCCATCACCCATAAATTCATTAATGCTTCCTTGATATTGGGTAATAATATCAGCCATACTTTCTAGATAAATATTGAGGACTGTGATCACCTCTTCAGCCGATAAGCGTTCTGATGCGGCAGTAAAACCGCGTAAATCTGAAGTCAGAATCGTGATTTTCCGTCTCTCACCACCGAGATTTAAAGATTGGGGACTGTTGAGTAAATTCGTGACAATTTCATCACTCAAATAGCGACCAAATACTTGACGAATTAGGATATTCCTTTTTTCTAAATCTTCATTCGCGCCAGCTAAATCAGCAGTACGTTCCCTAACTCGACTCTCTAGCTCTTTAGTTGTTTGATTTAGTCTGTTCATAACTAATGCCAGACCAGATATCCCTAAAAAAGAAAAGCCTGCCAACATAATAGATGCTGTTCCTAATGCTTTTTTCGTCTGGTCAGTAATTTTATCTAAAGGTTCACTAATGGCTATTACGCCCCTTATATCTCCCACATTCCAATTTTTTTTAGGACTTTCTGGATCAGTATTATGACAAGCTACACAACTAGTTTCCATAATCATTGCTTGGGCATATTTCCAGCGGGGGCGATTATTATTTTTCTCAAGCCGATAAAATTCCTTATTTTCAGGATTTTCTCGGAAGTATGTCAGTGCTTCCTCTGCAAATTTATTTTTGGCGCGGTCTTTTCTCCAGGCGTAAGGATAATCACTGTATAAGCTAATTGCCGAGCCTTCTTCTTTACCAGTAATTTGCTGTCCCAGTTCAATGATAAAAGTAGCAGGGGGCGGAATACTTCCCTCTCTTAAAAAATAATCGTGTCGGATGGTAACATCTTTTATTTTTCCCAAACGAACCGCTGCGGCTCGACTGTAGAGTTGCCAAGTCTTAACAATTGAATTAGCTTGATCTCTAGAATTCTGAAGTGATTGTAACTCTATTAGACTATTGGAGAGACTAGACATATTGGATAGTGCAACCCCTATTCCAATACAAAATAGAATAATCAGGCAAATCACAGTCTGCTTTAGAAAAAGATTGAGAAACCAGTTTTTTAGTTTGAAAAATAACTGCGCCATTTCATAACCTTAAGTTTGAGAATATCAGGAATTACGCATTAATTAACATCCTGCACCAATAAAAATTGCTGACTAAATACTTAAAAGGTATTCTATATGGCAAGTATAGCAGAAGGCAAGAGGCAATAGGCAAAAGGCAAGAGTAAAACCCTTGTTATTCCTTGGTTTCAAGGACTAATCATGTCCTAATTATCCTGGCTACAGCTATAAATAATGTCAATAATAATACACAAATTTTAATAAATAACTAAATAATCGCATTAAGCACCAGTATTCAGCGGCTTTGTTTTCATGAAATATGCTACACAAGATGCCTTGCAAATGTATATCGATATAGTTTAGGTTGCTGGTTTATCTATCTATAGTTTCGTTTTTTATTTGTAGATTGACTAGCCCTTGATTCTAATGTAAAAATGGGAATTTCTTCAAGTTCAGCGTCACTTAAATTATATTGTTCACAAACCAAACTTAAGCGATTTCCTGGAGTTGTGACTGCATTAACTGAATGGGTTAAATCACCTTGAAAGTAAACCAAGGTGTTAGTTTGCGGTTTAACTTGTCCAACTTGGCGTTTAGTTGACTTCAGCACCAATTCCCCTCCCTCCATGTTTTCCGGTACTCGCACATAGAGAACGCTGACAAGGTGAGGTGGTTCAATGGTTTTGCAATAAGAACGCAAAGAGCGATCTATGTGTGGATCGACACGAGAACCTTCTTTTAATAGTAAGGGGTTGAGATAGAAAGCATTACAATTGGGCTGAAGTGCTAAATCTAAATAAGGTTTAAAAAAGGGAAATTTTTGGGCGACTGTTGTTAATCCCTGACGCTGAAAAACTACGGAAAATCCTTTGGTATTAATGAAATCGCGGTTGAGGTTGTTGATAACAAAGTAAGGACTAGCTTGAATTTCTCCCCACAAGTCATTCAGGTAATTATTAGGTAAAACGTTGGTTTGTAGTTGATAGTATTTCACATTCGGTAAATCACAAACTTATTTATTTAGGTTCGGTGTAGGGAAGCAAACAAAATTTTTCTGAATTTACACATTACACATTCCGCAGAATTCGCTCAATCATCCCATTTGCTTGGGAGGCATAACCACCACCAAACAAATTAAAATGATTCAAAACGTGATATAGATTATAGAGTGTTTTCCGTCGTTCATAACCATCTTCTAAAGGAAATACTTCCTCGTATCCTTTATAAAAATCTGCTGGAAACCCCCCAAATAATTCTGTCATGGCAATATCAACTTCTCGATCACCAAAATAAGTGGCTGGATCAAAAATCACAGGTTCAGCATCAATAGTAAATCCTGCATTTCCTCCCCATAAATCTCCATGTACTAAGGCAGGTTGTACTTGATGCTCTGCTAATAATTCTGGAATAGCGGCTAATAATTTATCTTGTAAAGGAAAACTCCCTCCTCGTTGCTTTGCTAATTGAAATTGATAACCTAAACGATGTTGGGTGTAAAATTCTATCCAGTCAGATTTCCAAGTATTAATTTGGGGTGTGGAACCAATAGTATTATTCATGTTCCAGCCAAACCCTTGGTTACTAATAGTTGTGTGCATTTCTGCTAAATTACGCCCCATTTTCTGCCAAGATTTGTTATTACCATCGGTCATTTCTAGCCATTCCAATACTATATAACTAGAATTACCTGTAGTTCCCCAACATAAAGGTTGAGGAACACGAATAGTATTTGTTTGATACATTTGCTGTAAACCCAGCATTTCGGCTGCAAACATTTCTGCTTGAGAGGCCTGGTTAAGTTTAACAAAGTAAGTGACTTTACCATCACTAACTGCATAACCTTGGTTAATACAGCCACCACTTACAGATAAATGTTGTGAGGTTTGAAATTTATGTCCAGTTACTTGGCTAATATGAGTATCTATTTCCTGCCAAATCATAGTTTATGAGTTGTTAATGTAAATGGTGGGTTACGGCGCAATGGCCGCAAATCTGAATCTTAATTATCTGATCTTGTGCGCCTAACCCACCCTACAGTTTTTGGGTAATTTATTTTTTGCTGTTCCCTACGCTGGTTTGATCACAACTACAGCATAAGCTTCGGGGGATAAATACTGTTGTGCAGCTTGCATTAAATTATTTGCGTCTTGTGCTTGTATATATTGGGGATAGTTAAATGCAGGTTCTAA
The Anabaena sphaerica FACHB-251 DNA segment above includes these coding regions:
- the rplS gene encoding 50S ribosomal protein L19; the encoded protein is MNAQEIIRSIEAEHIKSDLPEIYVGDTVRVGVKIKEGEKYRVQPYEGVVIGKRNGGINETITVRRVFQGVGVERVFLLHSPRIDNIKVMRRGKVRRAKLYYLRQLSGKATRIKQRFDRAL
- the secE gene encoding preprotein translocase subunit SecE — encoded protein: MAKKNEAEMPETGNGFSLNNFFQGTKEELDKVVWPSRKQLVSESAAVLLMVTLSASLIYLVDGLFAWAAKQVF
- the nusG gene encoding transcription termination/antitermination protein NusG gives rise to the protein MTFATDEPRDALQSEEALEAAHKEARWYAVQVASGCEKRVKTNLEQRIQTFDVADKIIQVEIPHTPAVKIRKDGSRQHTEEKVFPGYVLVRMMLSDDTWQVVRNTTHVINFVGAEQKRGSGRGRGHVKPVPLSNSEVERIFKQTTEQEPVVKIDMATGDKIMVLSGPFKDFEGEVIEVSPERSKLKALLSIFGRDTPVELEFNQVEKQS
- the rplK gene encoding 50S ribosomal protein L11 yields the protein MAKKVVAVIKLALNAGKANPAPPVGPALGQHGVNIMMFCKEYNAKTADQAGMVIPVEISVFEDRSFTFVLKTPPASVLIRKAAKIERGSNEPNKKKVGSITKAQLKEIAQTKLPDLNANDIDAAMNIVAGTAKNMGVTITD
- the rplA gene encoding 50S ribosomal protein L1 — protein: MGKKISRRLQALQDKVEEMDYAPLDALNLLKETATAKFSEAAEAHIRLGIDPKYTDQQLRTTVALPKGTGQIVRVAVIARGEKVTEATNAGADIAGSEELIDQIQKGMMDFDKLIATPDVMPQVAKLGKLLGPRGLMPSPKGGTVTFDVAGAISEFKAGKLEFRADRTGIVHVMFGKASFSPEDLLVNLKALQETIDRNRPSGAKGRYWRTFYVSATMGPSIKIDISALRDLKLTDAA
- the rplJ gene encoding 50S ribosomal protein L10, with product MGRTLENKKEIVADLKGTLSESTLALVIDYQGLTVAEITDLRRRLRPSGTVCKVTKNTFMGIAIQEDEKWQPLSELLKGSSAFLLVKEDFSSAIKAYQEFQKTSKKTELRGGVMDGRLLKEADVKALGDLPSKEQLMAQIAGAINALATKIAVGINEVPSSLARGIQAVADKDKDNSAETATE
- the rplL gene encoding 50S ribosomal protein L7/L12, producing the protein MSAATEQILEQLKSLTLLEASELVKQIEEAFGVSAAPAAGGMMMMAAPGAAAAEVVEEKTEFDAILESVPADKKIAVLKIVREITGLGLKEAKDLVEAAPKPVKEGVAKDAAEDIKKRIAEAGGTVTIK
- a CDS encoding serine/threonine-protein kinase: MTTKLLNNRYQVIQVLGAGGFGETSLAEDTHLPSRRRFVIKELKPINHDPATSQMIQQRFEREAAILENLGETSDQIPKLYAYFPENGKFYLVQEWIQGQTLTHIIQSKGKLNETIVREILLSLLPVLDYVHSKGIIHRDIKPDNIILRSHDNKPVLIDFGAVKETIRTLINPSGNAIQSIVIGTPGYMPSEQAIGRPVYATDIYSLGLTAIYLLTGKQPQELETHPQTGQILWQQYAAGVSPEMVNILTQAIEARPGDRYTTASKMLYALKSGHPISSHSPTTSATISLSPPPPTSHQTQPIYSPAKTPVIREIKNPANWQKPAVIVGSVVIGSLIGAVAISSISRQSQSSAPMATNSTVIRETQTPNVLPTNSPVAEEVSPTPVIKPTPPPPIKQEIISSPIPETNSSQPLTPPPVDDPVIQDTPTPIVTSTPEAEIQQQEAQPEIVPTAEVFLNTQKKPVKKRQELSDQLATNVRQSVPVFPTGTSRSSVEAALGKPKKDLRGLWRNTRAITYKVVPNQIDLGYLFDRDTGRLRQTEVAFASSVDNQLMQTTLNGLLSGKATAEIKQGLQQIQQRQTDNFTFSKGSMKGQIVRQNCDFIYISIWDADLHDFVNPASAKQC
- a CDS encoding SRPBCC family protein, producing MTEYKFITIWIIDAPIEKVWSEIINYPNWPTWWKYVERVIPIQDYHRFIWKTPLYYKIAFDTKLIRVQPPIVLELVAKGNVDGVGLWELESIEKGTLVRYTWKVKTTKAWMDILAIFIRPLMESNHNTIMEEGGKALAHLLGANLLSAQL
- a CDS encoding adenylate/guanylate cyclase domain-containing protein, producing MSSLSNSLIELQSLQNSRDQANSIVKTWQLYSRAAAVRLGKIKDVTIRHDYFLREGSIPPPATFIIELGQQITGKEEGSAISLYSDYPYAWRKDRAKNKFAEEALTYFRENPENKEFYRLEKNNNRPRWKYAQAMIMETSCVACHNTDPESPKKNWNVGDIRGVIAISEPLDKITDQTKKALGTASIMLAGFSFLGISGLALVMNRLNQTTKELESRVRERTADLAGANEDLEKRNILIRQVFGRYLSDEIVTNLLNSPQSLNLGGERRKITILTSDLRGFTAASERLSAEEVITVLNIYLESMADIITQYQGSINEFMGDGILVLFGAPTERNDDALRAIACAVKMQLAIGTVNQKLKNLGFPQLEMGIGINTGLVVLGNIGSEKRTKYGIVGSQVNLTYRIESYTTGGQILISESTLRESESIVSVRGQKQVQPKGVKEPIIIYDVGGIRGAYNLFLPSEDEIFVNLTEEVAIQYTILEGKHLGNNIFQGRFIQLSKKGAKVKVEFLTDNAVPPIFANLKINLFTTNDSQEMSEDIYAKVSETSLEEGTFFIHFTAKIPALQEKIDRLFVSG
- a CDS encoding 2OG-Fe(II) oxygenase — translated: MKYYQLQTNVLPNNYLNDLWGEIQASPYFVINNLNRDFINTKGFSVVFQRQGLTTVAQKFPFFKPYLDLALQPNCNAFYLNPLLLKEGSRVDPHIDRSLRSYCKTIEPPHLVSVLYVRVPENMEGGELVLKSTKRQVGQVKPQTNTLVYFQGDLTHSVNAVTTPGNRLSLVCEQYNLSDAELEEIPIFTLESRASQSTNKKRNYR
- a CDS encoding fructosamine kinase family protein → MIWQEIDTHISQVTGHKFQTSQHLSVSGGCINQGYAVSDGKVTYFVKLNQASQAEMFAAEMLGLQQMYQTNTIRVPQPLCWGTTGNSSYIVLEWLEMTDGNNKSWQKMGRNLAEMHTTISNQGFGWNMNNTIGSTPQINTWKSDWIEFYTQHRLGYQFQLAKQRGGSFPLQDKLLAAIPELLAEHQVQPALVHGDLWGGNAGFTIDAEPVIFDPATYFGDREVDIAMTELFGGFPADFYKGYEEVFPLEDGYERRKTLYNLYHVLNHFNLFGGGYASQANGMIERILRNV